A portion of the Terriglobales bacterium genome contains these proteins:
- a CDS encoding NAD(P)H-quinone oxidoreductase, with translation MAGLPATMTAIVITRPGGPEVLEIREVPRPAPGAGEVLVRVRASALNRADVLQRQGRYPAPLGAPAGIPGLEFAGEVAELGPGAVRWRPGQRVFGLAAGGAHALYVAAHEQTLAEIPASLSWIEAAAIPEAFITAQDALAQAGLRAGEAVLIHAVGSGVGLAAVQLVRALDAVPYGSSRTPDKIARAREFGLEDGIALSSGLEELPEAVRRWTAGRGVEVVLDLVGGPYVTASLAVMAGRGRMVVLASSGGAKPEIELKHLLGKRLTVIGSVLRGRSLDEKIQVTESFAAQVVPWLAAGKLRPVIDSESPLAEIQAAHRRMESNASFGKIVLRMD, from the coding sequence ATGGCCGGCCTTCCTGCCACCATGACCGCGATCGTCATCACTCGGCCGGGCGGCCCCGAGGTGCTGGAGATCCGAGAAGTGCCGCGCCCGGCGCCCGGCGCCGGCGAGGTCCTGGTGCGGGTGCGGGCCTCCGCTCTCAACCGCGCCGACGTCTTGCAGCGCCAGGGCCGCTACCCCGCTCCGCTGGGAGCCCCCGCCGGCATTCCCGGCTTGGAGTTCGCCGGCGAGGTGGCGGAGCTGGGACCGGGGGCCGTCCGCTGGCGCCCCGGCCAGCGTGTCTTCGGGCTGGCCGCGGGCGGCGCCCATGCCCTCTATGTCGCCGCCCATGAACAGACTCTGGCGGAGATCCCCGCCAGCCTGAGCTGGATCGAAGCGGCGGCCATCCCCGAAGCCTTCATCACCGCCCAGGACGCGCTGGCGCAGGCCGGCCTGCGCGCCGGGGAAGCCGTGCTCATCCATGCTGTCGGCAGCGGCGTCGGCTTGGCCGCGGTGCAACTGGTGCGGGCGCTCGATGCCGTACCGTACGGCAGCTCGCGTACCCCCGACAAGATCGCGCGCGCCAGGGAATTCGGCCTGGAGGATGGCATCGCGCTCTCATCCGGCCTGGAAGAGCTGCCCGAGGCGGTGCGCCGCTGGACCGCGGGCCGGGGCGTGGAGGTGGTGCTCGACCTGGTGGGCGGGCCCTATGTGACTGCCAGCCTGGCGGTGATGGCCGGCCGCGGCCGCATGGTGGTGCTGGCCAGCTCCGGCGGAGCCAAGCCCGAGATCGAGCTCAAGCACTTGCTCGGCAAGCGCCTCACCGTGATCGGCTCGGTGCTGCGCGGCCGCTCACTCGACGAAAAGATCCAGGTCACGGAGAGCTTCGCCGCCCAGGTCGTCCCTTGGCTGGCGGCGGGCAAGCTGCGCCCAGTCATCGACAGCGAGTCTCCCCTGGCCGAGATCCAGGCCGCCCACCGCCGCATGGAATCCAACGCCAGCTTCGGCAAGATCGTGCTGCGGATGGACTGA